The Thermoanaerobaculia bacterium nucleotide sequence TATCTTCTCCGGGGTCTGACCAATGAACAGATTGCCGACATCATCGGAATCTCAGCCCTGACGGTAAAGGATCACCTCTCCCACGCCTACAAGAAGCTGGCCGTCAAGTCCAAGCATCAGTTTATCTGTAATCTCTTAGGAATGAAGCAGCCGGTCCATCAGAACGGAAGCATTTCCGATACAATCGGCAACGGATACGCCTGATAAAAGGTTTCCTGCAAATTCAAGGCCGGGGTGGGTCTTCCGCATTTCCTCCGCCCACCGGACCCTTTCCCCGTGTCCAATCGTGTACTGTGGAATGGCCCGGGGCCAATGCTTCATTCGGACAAAGGACGGATCTCCTGTAATGCCCAGCAGGGGGCGAAGGAAATCCATCGTGGTCGCCATGACCCGGTCGTCCTCCCAGTCCAGGACATCCATATGCATGCTGCCTCCCAGAAACGCGGTCAGGAGCACACGGTCTTCTGGAGCCCTGCCCGGGAACAGGGTGCTGGGGAAGAGGCAGCCCAGAATTGGTTTGTTGTAAAAGGGAGGCACCAGGAATCCAAATCCATCGAGGGGGTGTTTCACCGCATCCCTTGAAAACCCCATTCCCACCACAATGACACCTGCGTAGGGCATCGAGGACAGGGGCTCCGTTTCCCCCAATGGATCCAGGATTCTGGCAGCATCTTTTGCGTCGCCCGTGATGATCACCCGGTCTGCCTGATAGGTGCTTCCATTGTCAGAAATTATGGAGAACCCTTTTCCGTCCGTGTGGATCGACTGGACCGCGCAGCCATGGTGGAGATTGGACCCCAGGTAATTCCCCAGGGCATTGGGCAGGGCCCCCAGGCCTTCCCGGAAGGATAGAAGGCCGCCTGCCGGCTGGGGGCCTTTCCGTTTGGCCAGGGCGCCCCGGATGAGTCCCCCGTATTTTTCTTCCAGCGCATAGATTTTTCGCGTAGCCCAACGGACGGAGAGGCGGGATGCGTCTCCGGCGTAGACGCCGGATACGAAGGGACCCACGGCCCAGGTGAGAAACTCGGGTCCGAGACGCCTCGTCACGAATTCGGCAATGGTCTCTTCCCTTTCCGCCCGGCCGATGAAGGGTTCTGCCAGGAGGCGGAATTTGGCTTTCCAGGAAAAGACGGGCGTCGTGAGAAAACCGATCGGACCCCCCGGAAGAGGGACAAGCCGATCGTTTCTGAAGATAAACCGCTTTCTGGAAGTCTGCCCTGCGATGAGCTTTTCTTCCTCCAGTCCGACTTTTCGGATCAATTCGTCAATAGCGACGTTATTGTTGAGGACGGTATTGGGTCCAAGCTCAAGAAGGTACCCATCTTCCTTGAGGGTTTCGATGCTTCCCCCCGGCCGTTCCGACCGCTCCAGGACGGTAACCTTCTGATTCGCTTCGTGAAGCAGACAGCCGAGGGTCAGACCACTGATGCCCGCCCCGACGATCAGCGAAGAGAGAGGCCTGGATTCTTCATGGTTCACGAGAGGTCGAAATACTCCTTAATCCAGGGTTTGAGAGGCGTACCCAGGTGAATGTACGTCCCTGTATTGATTGCGGGCATCGAGACGAAGGCCTCTTCAAAACCGATCAGGGTCATCTTCTTCAGGTAGGGAAGAAGAGCTGCTGTCAGGGCGTGCGTTGCCGTACGCGGAACGTTGGATGACATGTTGGGCACACAGTAATGAATGATGTTTTCGAACTCGAAGGTTGGGGAGGAAAGCGTGGTTGGACGAGAAGTTTCCGATATGCCCCCGTGATCGATCGACATGTCAATGAGGATACTCTTGGGTCTCATCAGCTTGATCATATCCTGTGTGATCAGGACGGGAGCACGCTCTCCATGGACCGAAGCGGCTCCTATGACCACATCGGCAAAGGTCAGGGCACGTTTGATGTTGTACATGGTGGATGCCGCGGTGATAACCCGGCCATTGAAGGTGTCATAGAGAAATCGCATGGTCTCCGTATTGGTGTCCAGTACCATGACCTGGGCTCCCAGACCGGTGGCGGCTCGAGCGGCAGCACGCCCCGCCACGCCGCCTCCGAGGATGACCACGGAAGCGGAAGGGATTCCGGGGCCGCCGCCGAGAAGGACACCACGACCCCCTTCGGAATCCTGGAGAAGAAACTGGGCGACCGAGGCTGACAGCTGTCCTCCGATTTCACTCATGGCCCAGAGAATGGGAAAATTTCCTGAATGATCTTCGATAATTTCAAGACCCAGACAGGTGATTCGCTTTTCGATAAGTTTTTTGATTACGGCCTGTTTTGCCATGACCAGGATCCAGTAACATGCGACAATCTGCTCATCCTGCATGGCGTCGACTTCTTCTTCTGTCGGTGCAGAGATCTTCAGGACCAGTTGAGATCGACCCAGGGTCTCCTTGAAGTTATAACAGATGGTCGCTCCGGCTTCCCTGTACGCGTCATCGGGAAATCCGCTTCCGTTTCCAGCTCCGGTTTCGACACAGACACTGTGTCCGGCACGAACCATCGCTGCAACCCCCATGGGGGTCAATGCCACCCTGTTTTCATCTTTCTGGCGTTCTTTCAGTATGCCAATATTCATAGTTCCCCCTTCCGGCCAAGGATACCAGATTCATCAAGGATAGAAAAGGTCTGAGTATCTTAAAACAGGGACCATGTGAAAAAATGAATTTGATATAATGGCGCGATGATCGCCGTTATTGCGTTCGGAGGGAATGCCATGCTGCGCCCTGAGGACAAGGGCACGCACCTGGATCAGCTTGCCCGGGCCGAAGAGGCAGCACGACTGCTGGAACCTCTTCTGGCCAAGGGCTACCACCTGGTCGTGGTCCATGGAAATGGTCCGCAGGTGGGAAATATTCTGATCCAGATGGAAGCGGCATCCAATCAGATTCCTCCATCTCCTCTGGATGTATGCGATGCCATGACCGAAGGTTCCATGGGATACCTTCTTGAACTTGCCATCCACAATACCTTCCTGAAGGCCGGACGCTACGTGAGGGTTTCAACAGTCCTGACACCGGTTGCCGTCAGTGGGGACGATCCAGCCTTCCGCCATCCGACCAAGCCTGTCGGTCCCTTCTACACCATGTTCCGGGCTCATCAACTGATGAAGGAAATGGGTTGGCAAATGGTAGAAGATTCCGGAAGGGGGTGGAGGAAGGTGGTTCCCTCTCCAAAGCCCCGGGAAGTCATGAACATGGATGTCATTCGTCAGAGTCTCAAAACCCAGGATGTTATCATTGCCGGGGGAGGGGGCGGGATCCCTGTGATCCTGGAACCTGATGGCTCCTGGAAGGGAACCGAAGCTGTGATTGACAAGGATTACACGGCATCACTCATCGCAAGAGAGCTCTGTGCTGACCTTTTTATTATCCTGACCGGTGTACCCCGTGTCTACGATCACTTTGGAACGCCGCAGGAACGCCCACTGGACAGGATTAACCTTGCCAAGGCACGGACCATGATCGAAGAAGGCCAGTTTCCCCCGGGATCGATGGGTCCCAAGATTCAATCCGCCATCCAGTTTGTCGAAGCCACGGAGCGGGAAGTTCTGATCACTTCCGCCGAAGCCCTGACCGAAGCGATGAAGGGCGAAAGCGGCACCTATATCGTTAAGGAGATCCAACCATGACTCAACACATGATCTGTCTCAGTGACTGGTCCACCGATGAAATCAATCACATCCTCCAGCTTGCCGCCACCGTAAAACAATACCCCGGCCGCTACAGCGGAGCCCTGTCGGGGAAAACCCTGGCCATGCTCTTTGAAAAACCTTCCACGCGGACTCGTATTTCGTTTACGCAGGCCATGGTGCAGACCGGAGGATTTCCCCTCTATCTCTCAGCGTCCGATCTTCAGCTTGGCCGCGGGGAAACCATCGCCGATACGGCGAAAGTCCTGTCGCGGTATGTGCAGGCCATCATGGCCCGGACCTTCGCCCATTCCACAGTTGAGGAACTGGCCCGTTTTGCCACAATTCCTGTGATCAATGGATTAACCGA carries:
- a CDS encoding NAD(P)-dependent oxidoreductase, with translation MNIGILKERQKDENRVALTPMGVAAMVRAGHSVCVETGAGNGSGFPDDAYREAGATICYNFKETLGRSQLVLKISAPTEEEVDAMQDEQIVACYWILVMAKQAVIKKLIEKRITCLGLEIIEDHSGNFPILWAMSEIGGQLSASVAQFLLQDSEGGRGVLLGGGPGIPSASVVILGGGVAGRAAARAATGLGAQVMVLDTNTETMRFLYDTFNGRVITAASTMYNIKRALTFADVVIGAASVHGERAPVLITQDMIKLMRPKSILIDMSIDHGGISETSRPTTLSSPTFEFENIIHYCVPNMSSNVPRTATHALTAALLPYLKKMTLIGFEEAFVSMPAINTGTYIHLGTPLKPWIKEYFDLS
- the hemG gene encoding protoporphyrinogen oxidase, with translation MNHEESRPLSSLIVGAGISGLTLGCLLHEANQKVTVLERSERPGGSIETLKEDGYLLELGPNTVLNNNVAIDELIRKVGLEEEKLIAGQTSRKRFIFRNDRLVPLPGGPIGFLTTPVFSWKAKFRLLAEPFIGRAEREETIAEFVTRRLGPEFLTWAVGPFVSGVYAGDASRLSVRWATRKIYALEEKYGGLIRGALAKRKGPQPAGGLLSFREGLGALPNALGNYLGSNLHHGCAVQSIHTDGKGFSIISDNGSTYQADRVIITGDAKDAARILDPLGETEPLSSMPYAGVIVVGMGFSRDAVKHPLDGFGFLVPPFYNKPILGCLFPSTLFPGRAPEDRVLLTAFLGGSMHMDVLDWEDDRVMATTMDFLRPLLGITGDPSFVRMKHWPRAIPQYTIGHGERVRWAEEMRKTHPGLEFAGNLLSGVSVADCIGNASVLMDRLLHS
- the arcC gene encoding carbamate kinase; amino-acid sequence: MIAVIAFGGNAMLRPEDKGTHLDQLARAEEAARLLEPLLAKGYHLVVVHGNGPQVGNILIQMEAASNQIPPSPLDVCDAMTEGSMGYLLELAIHNTFLKAGRYVRVSTVLTPVAVSGDDPAFRHPTKPVGPFYTMFRAHQLMKEMGWQMVEDSGRGWRKVVPSPKPREVMNMDVIRQSLKTQDVIIAGGGGGIPVILEPDGSWKGTEAVIDKDYTASLIARELCADLFIILTGVPRVYDHFGTPQERPLDRINLAKARTMIEEGQFPPGSMGPKIQSAIQFVEATEREVLITSAEALTEAMKGESGTYIVKEIQP